A single Halarcobacter anaerophilus DNA region contains:
- a CDS encoding 4-hydroxy-3-methylbut-2-enyl diphosphate reductase: protein MKVKLASSYGFCFGVKRAIKIAEGYKNAATMGPLIHNQNEIDRLKNDYNVGLYENISEVKPKDTVIIRTHGIPKRDLKELKQKSAKVINATCPFVTTPQQIVKKMSEENYSILIFGDEHHPEVKGVKSYGKDTDDVHVVMTKEDLENIEFKYDKIATVAQTTRKKEIYLEIVNALILKNKEVRVFNTICDATFENQDAARELSKEVDVMVVIGGKNSSNTKQLHSICLENCKDSYLIENAQEIDKNWFKDKELCGITAGASTPDWIIQQVVDSVQKH from the coding sequence ATGAAAGTAAAACTAGCTTCTAGTTACGGATTTTGTTTTGGAGTAAAAAGAGCTATCAAAATAGCTGAAGGGTATAAAAATGCTGCAACTATGGGTCCTCTTATTCATAACCAAAATGAGATAGACAGACTAAAAAACGATTATAACGTAGGTCTTTATGAAAATATTTCCGAAGTAAAACCAAAAGATACGGTTATTATTAGAACCCACGGTATTCCAAAACGTGATTTAAAAGAACTAAAACAAAAAAGTGCAAAAGTTATAAATGCCACTTGCCCTTTTGTTACTACTCCTCAACAAATCGTAAAAAAAATGTCCGAAGAGAATTACTCAATTCTAATTTTCGGAGACGAACATCATCCCGAGGTTAAAGGTGTAAAATCATACGGTAAAGATACCGATGACGTACATGTAGTAATGACAAAAGAGGATTTAGAAAATATAGAATTTAAATATGACAAAATTGCTACTGTAGCGCAAACTACAAGAAAAAAAGAGATATATCTTGAAATTGTAAATGCACTTATTCTTAAAAATAAAGAGGTTAGAGTATTTAATACTATTTGTGATGCAACCTTTGAAAATCAAGATGCGGCAAGAGAACTCTCAAAAGAAGTAGACGTAATGGTTGTAATTGGAGGAAAAAACTCTTCAAACACAAAACAATTACACTCAATTTGTCTAGAAAATTGCAAAGATTCTTATTTAATAGAAAATGCTCAAGAAATAGATAAAAACTGGTTCAAAGACAAAGAGTTATGCGGTATCACCGCAGGTGCATCAACTCCCGATTGGATAATTCAACAAGTAGTAGATTCAGTACAAAAGCATTAA
- the aroA gene encoding 3-phosphoshikimate 1-carboxyvinyltransferase, which yields MENFSIEKLEKPFDIEIDSIASDKSISHRCAMFSLFSNETSYIKNFLTAEDTLNSLSIVEQLGAKVKRDAKQVEITPAKELKEPEDVLDCGNAGTGMRLFCGLLASIDGAFVLTGDKYLRNRPMKRVAQPLRSIGAKIDGRDNGNKAPLFIRGVKELKPFIYNSPVDSAQVKSAMILAALRATGVSKYKENELTRDHTERMLKGMGAKIETDKEGYINIHPLKGALKPLNITVPADPSSAFFFAVAAAITPNSRVVLKNVSLNPTRIGAYEILKKMGVEVNFIEKENIYEPIGDIEVKYKELNAVVVDKHISWLIDELPALAIVMSLAKGTSVVKNAKELRVKESDRIKSVVTNLEKCGVNFTEFEDGYEITGGSLKHATIDSHGDHRIAMSFSIAGLICGMDIQDVDCILTSFPNFKEILESLRG from the coding sequence ATGGAAAACTTTAGCATTGAAAAACTAGAAAAACCTTTTGATATTGAGATAGATTCAATAGCAAGTGATAAATCAATTTCACACAGATGTGCTATGTTTTCCCTCTTTTCAAATGAAACTTCATATATAAAAAACTTTTTAACCGCTGAAGATACTTTAAATTCATTAAGTATTGTAGAACAATTAGGCGCAAAAGTAAAAAGAGATGCAAAGCAAGTAGAGATAACCCCTGCAAAAGAATTAAAAGAGCCTGAGGATGTACTTGACTGTGGTAATGCAGGAACGGGAATGAGACTTTTTTGCGGACTTTTGGCTTCTATAGACGGAGCTTTTGTATTAACAGGGGATAAATATTTAAGAAACAGACCTATGAAAAGAGTTGCCCAGCCTTTAAGAAGTATAGGAGCAAAGATTGACGGCAGAGACAACGGGAATAAAGCTCCGCTTTTTATTAGAGGAGTAAAAGAGTTAAAACCGTTTATCTACAATTCACCCGTAGATTCTGCACAAGTTAAATCAGCAATGATTTTAGCAGCACTTAGAGCAACAGGTGTTTCAAAATACAAAGAGAATGAATTAACAAGAGACCATACGGAAAGAATGTTAAAAGGTATGGGCGCTAAAATTGAAACGGATAAAGAGGGATATATTAATATTCATCCTTTGAAAGGAGCTTTAAAACCTCTTAATATAACCGTTCCCGCAGATCCTAGTTCTGCTTTCTTTTTTGCCGTTGCAGCAGCAATAACACCAAATAGCAGAGTAGTTCTAAAAAATGTAAGTTTGAACCCTACAAGAATCGGAGCGTATGAGATTCTTAAGAAGATGGGAGTTGAAGTAAATTTTATAGAAAAAGAGAATATTTATGAACCAATCGGCGATATTGAAGTTAAATATAAAGAGCTTAATGCAGTAGTTGTAGATAAGCATATCTCTTGGTTAATTGACGAACTTCCGGCTTTAGCTATTGTTATGAGTCTTGCAAAAGGCACTTCTGTAGTAAAAAATGCAAAAGAGTTAAGAGTAAAAGAATCAGACAGAATAAAATCTGTTGTTACAAACTTAGAAAAATGCGGTGTAAATTTTACGGAGTTTGAAGACGGATATGAGATCACGGGCGGAAGTCTAAAACACGCAACAATAGATTCGCACGGAGATCATAGAATTGCTATGAGCTTCTCAATAGCAGGATTGATTTGCGGTATGGATATTCAAGATGTAGATTGTATTTTAACTTCATTTCCGAATTTTAAAGAGATTTTAGAGAGTTTAAGAGGATAA
- the pheT gene encoding phenylalanine--tRNA ligase subunit beta, whose translation MIITRNWVQEYIDISKITTDDICKTLNSIGLEVDSLQTQRVPSKVVVGKVLEKKKHPDADKLNICQVDIGGEKVQIVCGAKNVDAGQFVPVAVVGCDLGNNFKIKKAKLRGVESNGMICSSTEIGLPKLNDGILELDSSIGELVIGKELKNYPLMNDDVIEIELTANRGDCLSINGVARELSAYYNIPFIEQENSIEVNDLGIGQVLEVESSGDIDSKYIYKVAALEDFRLPVLCKLRVGILEKFEESDLKDTITYVTHSTGVILNAYARKDLKSKDKEEISVLSIKKDAQGFDSVEGKEQLSTICINHEKINEDEKSEYVIEATYMEPELLSKKVFETKKKTGEIYYRTSRGSEPCLEFGIDTFCSLISKAGGKLYNGTEAYNDYNEKHTLDVNIDKINSIIGQEVQKATIENILSSLGFEVKDVANNVLSLKVPLFRHDIKNIADVTEEIVRIIGIDNIKAKPQVIDEANRANKTSVNLRKRNKLRFKAIENGFYETVTYVLANKEKLERYSLPTVKESLDLLNPIVKELDTFRTTVSLNLVEACSNNMKLGFKSAAFFEIGKIFNANREEKSVISFIFSGQKEIESFSNSGKPEDIEFFAFAKKVLNTIGKFDLVPMKKIPNKLIHPYQNASVIIDNEEVGFISKLHPRVCDDYDLSNTFIAEIDFEKIKNDLTKVEAFSKFQSSKKDLSIVTPKSMEYKEIKEVIDSIKDKNIKQYNLIDIYSDEKLGENESLTIRFVLQNDDKTLEEEDITSTMNNILDTLNNKLGISLRD comes from the coding sequence ATGATAATAACAAGAAATTGGGTACAAGAATATATTGATATTTCAAAAATTACTACAGATGATATTTGTAAAACTCTTAACTCTATTGGATTAGAAGTTGACAGTTTACAAACTCAAAGAGTACCTTCAAAAGTAGTTGTAGGAAAAGTTTTAGAGAAGAAGAAGCATCCTGATGCAGATAAATTGAATATTTGCCAAGTCGATATCGGAGGAGAAAAAGTTCAGATTGTCTGCGGTGCAAAAAATGTAGATGCCGGACAATTCGTTCCTGTTGCCGTTGTAGGATGCGACTTAGGAAATAACTTTAAAATTAAAAAAGCAAAATTAAGAGGAGTTGAATCAAACGGAATGATTTGTTCCTCAACAGAGATTGGTCTACCTAAACTTAACGACGGAATTTTAGAATTAGATTCTTCTATCGGGGAATTAGTTATAGGAAAAGAGTTAAAAAATTACCCTTTAATGAATGATGACGTTATAGAGATTGAATTAACTGCAAACAGAGGAGACTGCCTAAGTATAAACGGTGTTGCAAGAGAGTTATCTGCATACTATAATATCCCTTTTATAGAGCAAGAAAATTCAATTGAAGTTAATGATTTAGGAATAGGACAAGTTTTAGAAGTAGAAAGTTCAGGTGATATAGATAGTAAATATATCTATAAAGTTGCAGCATTAGAAGATTTTAGATTACCTGTACTTTGTAAATTAAGAGTCGGTATTTTGGAAAAATTCGAAGAATCGGATTTAAAAGATACTATTACTTACGTAACTCATTCAACAGGTGTTATTTTAAATGCTTACGCAAGAAAAGATTTAAAATCTAAAGATAAAGAAGAGATCTCTGTTTTAAGCATAAAAAAAGATGCTCAAGGTTTTGATAGCGTTGAAGGCAAAGAGCAATTAAGCACAATATGTATAAATCATGAAAAAATCAATGAAGATGAAAAAAGTGAATATGTAATTGAAGCAACATATATGGAACCTGAACTTTTATCAAAAAAAGTTTTTGAAACAAAGAAAAAAACAGGTGAAATATATTATAGAACTTCAAGGGGAAGTGAACCTTGTTTGGAGTTTGGTATTGACACTTTCTGTTCTTTGATTTCAAAAGCAGGCGGTAAACTTTACAACGGTACAGAAGCATATAACGACTATAACGAAAAACATACTTTAGATGTAAATATTGATAAAATAAATTCAATTATCGGACAAGAAGTTCAAAAAGCAACAATTGAAAATATTTTAAGCTCTTTAGGCTTTGAAGTAAAAGATGTTGCAAATAATGTATTATCTTTAAAAGTTCCGCTTTTTAGACATGATATTAAAAATATTGCCGATGTAACAGAAGAGATTGTAAGAATCATCGGAATTGATAATATAAAAGCTAAACCTCAAGTAATAGATGAAGCAAACAGAGCTAATAAAACTTCTGTTAATTTAAGAAAAAGAAACAAACTAAGATTTAAAGCTATTGAAAACGGATTTTATGAAACCGTTACTTATGTATTGGCAAACAAAGAGAAACTCGAAAGATACTCTCTTCCTACAGTAAAAGAATCTTTGGATCTTTTAAATCCAATTGTAAAAGAGTTAGATACATTTAGAACAACAGTAAGTCTAAACCTTGTTGAAGCATGTTCAAACAATATGAAACTCGGTTTTAAATCGGCAGCATTTTTTGAAATAGGAAAAATCTTTAATGCAAATAGAGAAGAAAAAAGTGTAATTTCTTTTATTTTCAGCGGTCAAAAAGAGATTGAATCTTTTTCAAACTCAGGGAAACCCGAAGATATCGAATTTTTTGCATTTGCTAAAAAAGTATTAAATACTATCGGTAAATTTGATTTAGTTCCTATGAAAAAAATACCTAATAAATTGATTCATCCATATCAAAATGCTTCGGTAATCATTGATAACGAAGAAGTCGGTTTTATATCAAAACTTCATCCGCGTGTTTGTGATGATTATGATTTAAGTAATACTTTTATAGCCGAAATCGATTTTGAAAAAATCAAAAATGATTTAACAAAAGTTGAAGCTTTTTCTAAATTTCAATCTTCAAAAAAAGATTTAAGCATTGTAACTCCAAAATCAATGGAATATAAAGAGATAAAAGAGGTAATAGACTCTATTAAAGATAAAAATATCAAACAATATAATCTAATTGATATTTATAGCGATGAAAAATTAGGTGAAAATGAAAGTTTAACAATCAGATTTGTTCTGCAAAATGATGATAAAACTTTGGAAGAAGAAGATATTACTTCAACAATGAACAATATTTTGGATACATTAAATAATAAATTGGGCATCTCTTTAAGAGACTAA
- the pheS gene encoding phenylalanine--tRNA ligase subunit alpha — translation MTEWLEKINNADSLEVLESLRVETLGKKGVITSQFAKMKDIPGAEKKAFAQKLNEQKAEITQALEEKKEVLEKEALEAKLKEEKIDVTKFNNELSSGAVHPVIDTMDRIVTYFQNLNFSVEEGPLVEDDFHNFEALNLPKYHPARDMQDTFYNKDFTLLRTHTSPVQIRTMLSQKTPIRMIAPGTVFRRDYDITHTPMFHQIEALVVDDADKISFANLKHVLVEFLHHMFGQVDVRFRPSFFPFTEPSAEVDISCVFCKGEGCRVCSHTGWLEILGCGVVDQNVFDAVGYENKSGYAFGLGIERVAMLTHNIGDLRSLFESDLRLLGQFK, via the coding sequence GTGACTGAATGGCTAGAAAAAATTAACAATGCTGATTCACTCGAAGTTTTAGAAAGCTTAAGAGTGGAAACATTAGGTAAAAAAGGTGTTATAACTTCACAATTTGCAAAAATGAAGGATATACCCGGCGCTGAGAAAAAAGCATTTGCTCAAAAACTTAATGAACAAAAAGCTGAAATAACACAAGCTTTGGAAGAGAAAAAAGAGGTTTTGGAAAAAGAGGCTTTAGAGGCTAAATTAAAAGAAGAAAAAATAGATGTAACAAAATTTAATAATGAGTTATCATCAGGTGCGGTACATCCTGTAATAGATACCATGGATAGAATAGTTACATATTTTCAAAACTTAAATTTCTCAGTTGAAGAGGGACCTTTAGTTGAAGATGATTTTCATAATTTTGAAGCATTAAATCTTCCAAAATATCACCCGGCAAGAGATATGCAAGATACATTTTATAATAAAGATTTTACACTTTTAAGAACGCATACCTCACCTGTTCAAATAAGAACAATGCTTTCGCAAAAAACGCCTATTAGGATGATTGCTCCTGGAACAGTATTTAGAAGAGATTATGATATTACGCACACTCCTATGTTTCACCAGATAGAAGCTTTGGTAGTAGATGATGCCGATAAAATTTCATTCGCAAATCTAAAACATGTTTTAGTTGAGTTTTTACACCATATGTTCGGTCAAGTCGATGTAAGATTCAGACCTTCATTTTTCCCGTTTACGGAACCTTCTGCAGAAGTTGATATTTCATGCGTATTTTGTAAAGGAGAAGGTTGTAGAGTATGCTCTCACACAGGATGGTTAGAGATACTTGGATGCGGTGTAGTAGATCAAAATGTATTTGATGCGGTAGGATATGAAAATAAATCAGGGTATGCCTTTGGTTTAGGAATAGAGAGAGTTGCAATGTTAACTCATAATATTGGAGACTTAAGATCTTTATTCGAAAGTGATTTAAGATTATTAGGACAGTTTAAATGA
- a CDS encoding histidine triad nucleotide-binding protein produces MCIFCKIVNGEIPNQTVLEDENFLAFNDINPARKVHVLVIPKVHYDSFDVIPPKIMAGMTEFIHKVVSKVGIKESGYRLITNIGSDGGQEVPHLHFHILGGEPVGKLVR; encoded by the coding sequence ATGTGTATTTTTTGTAAAATTGTAAATGGCGAGATTCCAAATCAAACTGTATTAGAAGATGAAAATTTTTTAGCATTTAATGATATTAACCCTGCAAGAAAAGTTCATGTATTGGTTATCCCAAAAGTACATTATGACTCTTTTGATGTAATACCTCCAAAAATTATGGCGGGAATGACTGAATTTATTCATAAAGTTGTGTCAAAAGTAGGAATAAAAGAGTCAGGATATAGATTGATTACAAATATAGGAAGTGACGGAGGACAAGAAGTTCCACATTTACATTTCCATATTTTAGGCGGAGAGCCTGTAGGAAAATTAGTTAGATAA
- the accA gene encoding acetyl-CoA carboxylase carboxyl transferase subunit alpha: protein MATYLDFEDKIKKLEEDITIARTKSDEHAVEILEKKLEKEVEKTFKNLNDYQKLQLARHPDRPYALDYVRGLMTDYYEIHGDRHYNDDNAIVCFLGYIGKEKVMVIGEQKGRGTKNKLKRNFGMPNPEGYRKALRAAQMAEKFNIPILMLVDTPGAYPGLGAEERNQSEAIARNLYEFSNLTTPTISVVIGEGGSGGALAISVADKLAMMRYSVYAVISPEGCSAILWNDPAKVETAANALKITSDALKELNLVDDVVNEPLIGAHRKKDEAIKALGDYFLTTLAKLKELSPEDRLQQKYQKLMNLGKFQEETK, encoded by the coding sequence TTGGCAACTTATTTAGACTTTGAAGATAAAATCAAAAAATTAGAAGAAGATATTACAATTGCAAGAACAAAATCTGACGAACATGCAGTTGAAATATTGGAAAAAAAATTAGAAAAAGAAGTTGAAAAAACTTTTAAAAATTTAAACGACTATCAAAAACTTCAACTAGCAAGGCATCCGGACAGACCTTATGCCTTGGATTATGTAAGAGGTCTTATGACCGATTATTACGAAATTCACGGAGATAGACACTATAATGATGACAATGCCATTGTATGCTTTTTAGGTTATATAGGCAAAGAAAAAGTTATGGTTATAGGAGAACAAAAAGGTCGGGGAACAAAAAATAAATTAAAAAGAAATTTCGGTATGCCTAATCCTGAAGGATATAGAAAAGCTTTAAGAGCGGCTCAAATGGCAGAAAAATTCAATATCCCGATTTTGATGTTAGTTGACACCCCGGGTGCATATCCAGGTCTCGGTGCAGAAGAGAGAAACCAAAGTGAAGCAATTGCAAGAAACCTTTATGAGTTTTCAAATCTTACTACTCCTACTATTTCCGTAGTAATAGGCGAAGGTGGTTCAGGTGGAGCATTAGCTATTTCAGTTGCTGATAAATTAGCAATGATGAGATATTCTGTTTATGCAGTAATTTCTCCTGAAGGTTGTAGTGCAATTTTATGGAATGATCCTGCAAAAGTAGAAACAGCTGCAAATGCTTTAAAAATAACTTCAGATGCGTTAAAAGAGTTAAATCTTGTAGATGATGTTGTAAATGAACCATTAATCGGTGCTCATAGAAAAAAAGATGAAGCAATAAAAGCTTTGGGAGATTATTTTCTAACTACTCTTGCCAAATTAAAAGAGTTAAGTCCGGAAGATAGACTTCAACAAAAATATCAAAAATTAATGAATCTTGGGAAATTTCAAGAAGAAACAAAATAG
- a CDS encoding beta-ketoacyl-ACP synthase II, whose amino-acid sequence MRRVVITGLGTINSIGHSVEDSFKAVVAGECGIDTISLFDASNYPVQIAGEVKDFDPTTVMDKKEVKKADRFIQLGIKAALEAMIDSGYVTAESKKVEESIADRFGIVCASGIGGLTTIEKNSVVCENRGPRRISPFFIPSSLVNMLGGFISIEHGLKGPSLSHVTACAASTHALNDAVKTIMLNGADRVLVVGAESAICGAGVGGFAAMKALSTRNDDPKTASRPFDKDRDGFVMGEGSGALVLEDLDSALERGAKIYCEVIGFGESADANHITAPVMDGPLRAMKAAIAMAKNITGEDIKIDYINTHGTSTPVGDANEAKAIEELFNGVENCPLVSSTKGQIGHCLGAAGAIEAVFAIKALNEGIIPPTINIQNQDEECKLDFVPNQSRKAELNIVMSNNFGFGGTNGSVIFRKFTK is encoded by the coding sequence ATGAGAAGAGTTGTTATAACTGGTTTAGGTACAATTAATTCTATAGGGCACAGTGTTGAAGATTCATTTAAAGCTGTAGTTGCAGGTGAATGCGGTATTGATACAATATCACTTTTTGATGCAAGTAATTATCCTGTTCAAATTGCCGGAGAAGTGAAAGATTTTGACCCAACTACTGTAATGGATAAAAAAGAAGTAAAAAAAGCGGACAGATTTATTCAATTAGGGATTAAAGCAGCACTTGAGGCAATGATTGACTCAGGATATGTAACAGCAGAAAGTAAAAAAGTTGAAGAATCAATTGCCGATAGATTTGGAATTGTTTGTGCTTCAGGAATTGGCGGATTAACTACAATTGAAAAGAACTCTGTTGTTTGTGAAAACAGAGGACCAAGAAGAATTTCACCGTTTTTTATACCTTCTTCACTTGTAAATATGTTGGGTGGATTTATCTCTATTGAACACGGATTAAAAGGTCCTTCTTTATCTCATGTTACAGCTTGTGCAGCTTCAACACATGCATTAAACGATGCTGTTAAAACTATTATGCTAAACGGAGCGGACAGAGTTTTAGTAGTAGGAGCAGAGAGTGCAATTTGTGGGGCAGGTGTCGGTGGATTTGCTGCAATGAAAGCACTTTCAACAAGAAATGATGATCCCAAAACTGCATCAAGACCCTTTGATAAAGATAGAGACGGGTTTGTAATGGGAGAAGGTTCTGGAGCTTTAGTTCTTGAAGATTTAGACTCTGCACTTGAAAGAGGCGCAAAAATTTATTGTGAAGTAATAGGATTCGGAGAAAGTGCCGATGCAAACCATATTACTGCACCTGTAATGGATGGACCTTTAAGAGCAATGAAAGCTGCAATAGCAATGGCAAAAAATATTACGGGTGAAGATATCAAAATAGATTATATAAATACTCACGGAACTTCAACTCCCGTAGGTGATGCAAATGAAGCAAAAGCTATTGAAGAGTTATTTAACGGTGTAGAAAATTGTCCGTTAGTTTCATCTACAAAGGGACAAATAGGTCACTGTTTGGGTGCAGCAGGTGCAATTGAAGCAGTATTTGCAATTAAAGCATTAAATGAGGGAATTATCCCCCCAACAATAAATATTCAAAACCAAGATGAAGAGTGCAAACTAGATTTTGTACCAAATCAATCAAGAAAAGCTGAACTTAATATTGTAATGAGTAATAATTTTGGTTTTGGAGGAACAAACGGCTCTGTAATTTTTAGAAAATTTACAAAATAA
- the acpP gene encoding acyl carrier protein gives MALLDDVKEVVVEQLDCDPAEVKEDSKFIEDLGADSLDVVELVMALEEKFDIEIPDEDAEGILTVADAIKYIEDNA, from the coding sequence ATGGCATTATTAGATGATGTAAAAGAAGTAGTAGTTGAGCAACTTGATTGTGATCCAGCTGAAGTAAAAGAGGATTCAAAATTCATCGAGGACTTAGGTGCTGACTCTTTAGACGTTGTTGAATTAGTTATGGCGTTAGAAGAAAAATTCGATATCGAAATCCCTGATGAAGATGCAGAAGGAATTTTAACTGTAGCTGATGCTATTAAATACATCGAAGATAACGCGTAA
- the fabG gene encoding 3-oxoacyl-ACP reductase FabG — protein MKFSGSNVLVTGASRGIGAEIAKTLAQFGLKVWINYRSKADAAENIKNEIEANGGKAAIIKADVTNEDEFTAAIKTIIDSDGELSYLVNNAGITRDKLALRMSVEDFTDVINANLTSAFIGCKTALKVMGKKRFGSIVNISSIVGEMGNPGQVNYSASKGGLNAMTKSFAKEAAARGIRYNAVTPGFIQTDMTNELKDEIKVEYEKNIPLSRFGQPSEIADAVAFLLSDYSSYITGEILKVNGGLYV, from the coding sequence ATGAAATTTAGTGGATCTAATGTATTAGTAACAGGTGCCAGCAGAGGAATTGGAGCCGAGATTGCAAAAACTCTTGCCCAATTTGGACTAAAAGTCTGGATTAATTATAGAAGCAAAGCCGATGCTGCTGAAAATATTAAAAATGAGATTGAAGCAAACGGAGGCAAAGCTGCAATAATAAAAGCAGATGTAACAAATGAGGATGAATTTACAGCAGCAATTAAAACAATAATTGATTCAGACGGTGAATTATCTTATTTAGTTAACAATGCGGGTATTACAAGAGATAAACTAGCTCTTAGAATGTCAGTTGAAGATTTTACTGATGTAATAAATGCAAATTTAACATCTGCATTTATAGGCTGTAAAACAGCATTAAAAGTAATGGGTAAAAAAAGATTCGGTTCAATTGTAAACATCTCTTCAATTGTGGGAGAGATGGGAAATCCCGGGCAAGTAAATTATAGTGCTTCAAAGGGCGGATTAAATGCAATGACTAAATCTTTTGCAAAAGAAGCAGCTGCCAGAGGAATAAGATATAATGCAGTAACTCCAGGTTTTATTCAAACAGATATGACAAATGAATTAAAAGATGAAATTAAAGTAGAATATGAAAAAAATATTCCTCTAAGCAGATTTGGTCAACCAAGTGAAATAGCTGATGCAGTAGCATTTTTATTAAGTGACTATTCATCATATATCACAGGTGAAATTTTAAAAGTAAACGGCGGTTTATATGTATAA
- a CDS encoding 7-carboxy-7-deazaguanine synthase QueE, whose protein sequence is MLEINEIFGPTIQGEGKLIGTPSIFIRVGKCNMKCVGFNVEYETPSGIKKCSCDSYYAVDTAFKEQWHKMLCEDIIKKVEELKPAYKVDIVITGGEPLLYWSNVEFQKLLKYYIENGYKVTIETNASLNIDFKEQYQKNILFSMSVKLSNSLEPLKKRVNTDTLTKILTNTKESYLKFVIDKKFIDTANKEIDSILEQIPKCDVYLMPMGDTADEINKNSEAVINMAIKNGFRYCDRLHIRVWDNKRGV, encoded by the coding sequence ATGCTTGAGATAAATGAAATATTCGGTCCGACAATTCAAGGAGAAGGAAAACTAATAGGAACTCCTTCTATTTTCATAAGAGTTGGAAAATGCAATATGAAATGTGTCGGATTTAATGTTGAATATGAAACTCCAAGCGGAATAAAAAAATGCTCATGTGACTCTTATTATGCAGTTGATACTGCATTTAAGGAACAATGGCATAAAATGCTTTGTGAAGATATAATAAAAAAAGTAGAAGAATTAAAACCTGCTTATAAAGTAGATATCGTAATTACAGGCGGGGAACCGCTTTTATATTGGTCAAATGTTGAATTTCAAAAACTATTGAAATATTACATAGAAAATGGCTATAAAGTTACAATTGAAACAAATGCCTCTTTAAATATTGATTTTAAAGAGCAGTACCAAAAAAATATTCTTTTTTCAATGAGCGTAAAACTATCAAACTCACTAGAACCTCTTAAAAAAAGAGTAAACACGGATACCTTAACAAAAATTTTGACAAATACAAAAGAGTCATATTTAAAATTTGTTATTGATAAAAAATTTATTGATACTGCAAACAAAGAGATTGATTCTATTTTAGAACAAATACCAAAATGTGACGTATATCTAATGCCCATGGGTGATACGGCAGATGAGATAAATAAAAACAGTGAAGCCGTAATTAACATGGCGATAAAAAACGGCTTTAGATATTGTGACAGATTACATATACGAGTCTGGGATAATAAAAGAGGTGTTTAG
- a CDS encoding 6-carboxytetrahydropterin synthase has translation MTWKISKSFDFCYGHRVWSQELNPDYSLDPCLKCRHLHGHQGKVVVFLEATKLKNGMVTDFKHLNWFKQFLDDVLDHKFIIDINDPLFETLLPHYSKEELMEFEEGYKLVDLTKIKDEPLHIKEMYEGYVLVDFVPTSENLSAWFLKITSEKMQDLGIKVASVEFAETPKSKSHVYA, from the coding sequence GTGACTTGGAAAATATCTAAATCTTTTGATTTTTGTTATGGACACAGAGTTTGGTCGCAAGAACTAAATCCCGATTATTCACTTGATCCGTGTTTAAAATGCAGACATCTTCACGGGCATCAAGGTAAAGTTGTAGTATTTTTAGAAGCAACAAAATTAAAAAACGGAATGGTTACGGATTTTAAACATCTAAATTGGTTTAAACAGTTTTTAGATGATGTATTGGATCATAAATTTATTATTGATATAAATGATCCGCTTTTTGAAACCCTTCTTCCTCACTATTCAAAAGAAGAACTTATGGAATTTGAAGAGGGTTACAAATTAGTGGACTTGACAAAAATAAAAGATGAACCTCTTCATATCAAAGAGATGTATGAGGGCTATGTTCTTGTAGATTTTGTTCCTACAAGTGAAAATTTATCAGCTTGGTTTTTAAAAATAACTTCTGAAAAAATGCAAGATTTAGGGATAAAAGTAGCAAGTGTAGAGTTTGCTGAAACACCTAAAAGCAAAAGCCACGTGTATGCTTGA